GGAGGAAGGCGAACAACTACTTATCTACTTAGCagtctcggaggtagcggtaagtgttaTTTTAGTCCGTGACAATAAAGGAATGCAATATCATATGTATTATGTAAGTTAAATTTTGATGATAGAAGAAACTCGCTACTCACATTtggaaaaattggccttagccCTCGTAGTCACCGCTCGAAAGTTAAGGCCTTATTTCTGTTACATCCGGTACTTTTGTACATTAGATTTTCGTaatttttttatatcggggtcggaatctgattttggaagttggatcatgtccgtaatgtcaaatgtgacttgtgtgcaaaatttaaggtcaatcggatgtgatttgataggtttcggaatcggttgtggaagtttgaagtttcaagctcattgaattcgaattgaggtgtgatttgtcattctgatgttgttttatgatttttgaggcctcgagtaggtccgtgttatgttatgagacttgttggtatgtatggacggggtcctgggggcctcgggtgtgttctgGGTGGGCTACGGGACATTTTCCTCCTATTTTGAATTGTTGAATCTGTCATCTggttttccttcatcgcgttcgcgtccttgcactcacgttcgcgtagtgttattttggagggtggAATATTTCCTCTTCACGTTCGCAGCTAAtctatcgcattcgcgaagttcTGCCACCTCCTTCTACGCTTTCGCATTCCatatgtcgcgttcgcgtagtgcaaCCCAGGCCCCGGGCACtggtgatcattttcctcttcgcgttcgcatgtctcttacgcgttcgcgtaagtCTTGTCccttgttcatcgcgttcgcgtcctgtTTCTcctgttcgcgaagggtaatctGGGCagcctttgttttcttcttcgcgaacgcgatagttcttccgcgttcgcgatgcataaaaGACCTGGGCAGTGTGTCTTTTAAAAATCACGATTTTGACTTCATTTTAACATTTTCAAGcccggattgaggcgattcttggagcaattttcatcttgtggactagggtaagtgttctctactcatttttgatattatatcacgaatctaccctagtttttggtaattggattatgaattttatagaggaaattggaggttttggcctaaagttaataatatgaatttttgagttttgaacatcgaattggagtcggatttgattgaaactagtatggttggactcgtacttGAATGGGTGGCCgtattttgtgaaatttgtcgggttccgaggtgcgggcccgggggttgacctttgggttgattttttagcctttgttaaagattgagactttatgatccggaatagtctcttacgagttttatttgtgctttgaagttattttgattagatttgagcctcCCGGAGATCATATCACCCATGGAGTTCATTTTGAGTATCGGTTTgccttctttgaggtaagtgttttgcctaactttattgagggaatttttcctactatttgacattatttgctacatgcgggggtgatacatatatgaggtgacgagcatatatgcatatGCCAGGGTaaccatgctcgggggtaaaAAAAATATGTTAAACTGTGTCTTTTAGAATTACGTGATCTTCTTGTCTCATGCCTTACTTGGCTCCTAGATactaagaacatagtattaaatgttagaaactaagacttaacttattataacttgatcaaatttgatggaaattctgagaatacattggtgtgtttaattcggtcatcaatatgcataatcattaatacattgctacgactgatattcttgagatacgagattttatacttgtgttgtagatcatttgtgaaatttattggaatacttgaataaaaaggttcttgtgggtttattgaactattgttggcttgaaaagttgtgattgggattcatttgaaatattcgtttaaacactccccttgacgttatttatgcttcctgccttgtttgtcattgatatacatatgcttggtaaggaagagtgtaaagcacgaagggtgatgtcgtgcctttATTTAtgcattatcatgtgagggagagtgtaaagcacgaagggtgatgtcgtaccatattattgagagtaaaagcacgaagggtgatgtcgtgccatatcattatgagtaaaagcacgaagggtgatgtcgtgccatgttatgtgagtaaaaacacgaagggtgatgccgtgccattgtatTTATATTATTACGCTTTCATGTTATGGTGAGTTCATGGCacaaagggtgtttccgtgcaagtgaggacgagagacatacattatgttgtgatatttcttTCTTGCAGATACCTTCATGTCTTTACCTGGAGTTGTTATTGTCGTGTTCATGGTTCATATGTGATATGTCGTTATTGTTCTGTCTTTACCCTCTATCACCTTGTTGTCATGCTATCATGCCTTCTATTTGCTTAAACTTGCCAATATCATGCCTATTTCCTACTGCTAGGATTTCATCCATGCCATCTGTTTTGTTGCACTTAAGTGTAGGTCTTCTTCCATACTAGTCGTTCATGTCCCTACTTGCTAACTTATAAAGATCATGTGTCCTCttccttatttgttatatttgtCTTCATGCCTTCATCTTGCTAGTTAGTCGAAATTACGTTCTTTTTTCCTAATCATTGTCATTACTTATATGCTTTCTATTCAGTCTGATACTGATGTTCTCATGTACACTCTCGTCCCCCATAGTTATTTGCATATTTCCCACTCTGTCATTTCTGTTATCGCCATTTCTGTCATTTGGATGGTACTGCTTTACTCAttattggtgaggatgagataaatgtaCGAAGGGTGTTGCTGTGCCGTTGAATTTGATGTCTTGGGTATATTTTTCACATTATGAAAGTTTTGAAGTGATTGTTATGATTTATTGGCTTTCGCTCTTAGGAAAGGATTGGATGAGATTTTGATACCTGTTGAATTGTATTTTCCCTTAGTACTCCGTTATTGCTTTGTATAATCGTTTCGTGTGCTCTACTCTGTTGTGTTGTAGTATAGTTTTATTGTTAGTTACATTACATGTTTTAACAATGAGCATCTTTTAACCaaagccttgtcactacttcgacgaggttagataagatacttactcagtacatggggtcagttgtgctaatactacGCTTCttcacattgcgtgcagatatcggttgttgttgttgctgtgttctaTAGTTTCATGTattaaagatgtacctgcgttcttgttgtagctgccccttgttcatggtagccctagatttataaaaactctatttatgtatttttcaaacagaagatgtatttacttcatatcagcttgtaaattctattcttagaagctcatggtttgtactaccagtccttggggatgtATAAGACTTAGATAACTCCTTTATTAAATTGTgttattaaattaattgaaaatgaaaaatcgttaattggcttacctagcgggatgggttaggtgccatcacgaccagtgaattccgggtcatgacaggtggtatcagagcactaggttcgtaggttctacgagtcatgagcaagtgtttagtagagtcttgtggatcggtatgatgacgtccatacctatcttcgggaggctacaaggcatttaggaaaattttcctttcttctttccttatcatgcggccTTGTTTCAGCTTGAAATCGACGACTTTGAATCTTCCCAATCGCTCATATGTGATGTTGTGCACTCAGTATTCGCTATGCGCCAACGATCGATGATGCTGCAGATAGATCACGACgggctatggatgcttgattatcatcGCGATGTGTTAGCCTCAGAAGCAGATGCAGTGTTAAATTTTCTAGTTGTCGTGACAATATGGAAAACATATAGTAGTAGATAGTAGACACAGATTTGACACAGATTTGACAATATGGTTCTGCTATATCTCTTTATTTTTCTAGAGAGCATAATACTTAATTTTCACAAAAGTGCATGATAACTGGTAGTACTATATTATTCTATTTGATACATCATTTTTCTTTAATGTTCTAGTCATATCACTTTCATCTTGAAGTAAGCTTATTGCAGTAAAGATCACATGTgaattttcaatattattttgtattttcatatatcTGTTTGACACTAATTACTTAGCTGATTTGAGGAAACGAAAATCTATTGATGAGAATTATATCCAAATGACATTATGAAAAGTTTAACTCAAGAGGTAAGCATTTCCTTCGGATTTGAAATTGTTTTTGTCCTTTGCTATTAATGATATCAACTTCAATGAGTTCAAGTCACAATGTACCATGAGGGTAAGACATCAGGATCAAATCCTGATGCTCcatgatgataagagttgggtttgagtcccaattcatTTTGGCCTAACATGCCCTTATATTGGTAAGATATTGGGTTTGAGTCTCActataccatattgatgatataatgatgactaaagaaaaagaaaaataatatatttttcatgaaaaggcatgaatattgtcccacttgatttgctccattcttgaagtgaatatGGTAGCGACGCATAATTagtctaaatgaagacaagttccattcttgaagtgaatgtggtagCGGCGCATAATTAGTCTAAATGAACATGGGCAttccaaagatcaaaataataataatcatcactatgaaGAGAACattaaggattctcaaaatagtccttcaaaatgtgaaggcaatgtttaccatcaaattggtatgaaaaataataaagcacgccactgattatgatccattccttgaagagaatgtaacttgtgataagcattgagaatacAGACTCATTCCTAAAGgtgaatgtggcaatatgtgataaaagtaatgaataatgacatgcaatgcatgattagatgaataccacacaactcatctctaagggaggtttgagtgaaataaagagaataaatattattgtgtggttacatgaatatgtcattggtcgcgtacatgtgatacgccaaaaaatATTGAGTTGTGCCTTATAAAAGTTTAtcaaaggcaaaattaaagcaagaaatgattttgcttatgatgattttgaccatgacaatttattatgatataatttttttcgtgaaggagacatttatcatatgaatggtgtgacaaaagatcttatAGTACAAAAGTTATTAAGAGCTCTggaaaaaattaatttgttactatccggatgaataaaattattcacgacattgatattgtaaagtctcaaaagaaactttttgagtttcaaatgtataagtcaaagtggttagcatattgagaatataaatgaaatgaatattgaatatcttcatatttctataatcataacgggtaaatatgaaagattacccgattttttttctatttgtactacacaaatataagcatgatgatggaatcacatgtcataagtaaactagaggtttactgaaacaaatattagttggcatgaccggttaaCCATCTCTGTTTAATTATGATgtaaaaaattaattgagaattacattggcatatattgaagaaatataagattcttcaagaattctcttgtgctgcttattctcatgatataccagttaaggttggaattgaatcccttgatttctggaacgaataaaaggtgataaatatatgggctcaGTCAgctgccatgtggaccgtttactattatatgattttaatagatacatctattctatggtcacatgtgcatttgttatcaacttgcagtttggcttttgtaagattgattgctcaaattattagagcacggttccagaatataaattatgatgatttatcttgataatactggtttaaatccaagttgatttagcagaaattgtatgcctccaattatatctaaaccattggttataaaaacaaaactgccaaaataaaatttggtatgtgatgtattatttaatatacaacagcacttgtacgcatctagccaagttatgataagttctccctatcacaatcggttcagggtcaggaaccaaataattttcatctagaaatatgaatgtgctatatgatttaattgttccaccacaatgcacaaagatggatccccaaacaaggctagggatatgtgttggtgatcccaacaataggggagaaaatgggcagctgaaaaaataatgcatgtaatgaattattatgagtacatctagatactcgtacgagaaaatgtgaacttgaagttcaagtgataattcatttgcaaaatattgctaggcgtatttgctgacccaaagctaaatgtcatattcagctgctaatgctccaaataaaataaagttcataatgaatagagtctatggcatgcatgaagcataatagactaatcggttccaaagataaaactccttgaagaaggaaaggggcaaatgttcaagatggtcataataaggaggcaagtgttctagaagagcaccacgacataataCTTTATAAGGCCTCATAAGAAAAGCTCAGGTAcctcaaaataataagataaagagatctcaataagttatgtctttactGGGTAATAGTaaaaccgatataaaatgatagtcgacgatattgttaataaatgtagcgctcaatattattaatattgacgaggatcttgagctcaaatctatcaTGATATTTGGACAAATAAAttattggccaaataaaaaatactcaatgaaaattgatttcacctgaaaaatataaagttggacgaatagtcccaacacctgaaaatataaagccagtggaggtataatgtgttcttgtgcggaaAAAAAgatcaagtcgatagacataaagacgacttgtatcacaagaagatttgtaaatattctggcattgattatatagagacatgttctcctgtggtggatgtagtcatttcaggttttaatctggcaatacaaaaaaaaagtgagatgcatataatggaaatcatcgaaggatttaaattgttctgaagcatattaaggtttccaagaaatttattaaataaagcttcaaaaatccttatacggattgaaacaatcagggcgcatgtggtataatcgcctgagtgagtacctgttgaaagaagggtacaaaaATGATTCAATTtatccttgtgtctttataaaaagatctggatctaaatttgttataatcgccgtgtatgttgatgatttaaatatcattggaactcctaaggtgcttcctaaagcagtagactatttaaTGAAAGATgtaatttttgtccatcaatcagcatacactaaaaagattttaaagcgattctatatggataaagcacatccagtgagtaccccgatggttgtgagatcactcgatataaataaaaattcattccgacctcatgaaaataatgaagagtttcttggtcccgaaataccatatcttagtgcaatttgtgcactaatgtatctttctaacattacaaggtctaacataactttttcagttaatgtcttaacaagatatagctctactcctacaaggagacattgaaatggaatcaaacacatattgcggtatttaaaagggactaccgatatgggattattttatggcaatgattgcagtcccgatcttgttggttatgccgatgctagGTATTTATTTgtcccacacaaggctcgatctcaaacatgctatgtgtttacatatggaggcactgtcatatcttggcaatcgactaagcaatcaatcgtggctacttcatctaatcatgctgagataattgctattcatgaagcaagtcgagaatgtatatGGTTAAAGTCTATagtacaccttattcgagacaaatatggtttgaagtgtgacaaactacccataattttgtatgaagacaatgcagcatgcatagcccaattgaaggggggattcataaaaggggataaggcaaagcacatttcaccaaagttatttttcacacatgatcttcaaaagaatggtgatatcaatgtgcaacagatccgttcaagtgataatatggctgatttgttcaccaaatctctaccgacgtcaaccttcaagaaactagtataCAAGGTTGGGATTCGAAGACttaaggatgtgaattgatgctctcgtCAGGGGGAGTTAAatcgtgttgtactctttttcccttataaggttttgtcccactgggttttccttgcaaggtttttaacgaggcaaccaaaaagcgtatttctaaacatgtatactctttttccttcactaggattttttttcatagggtttttttctaataaggttttaacgaggcacattatctatggacatccaagggggagttataagaaaaatcaaattatggtgaatgtctactcttcctccgtaatcttctcaaatgcttaatgacatatttctatgtttaataacatattcaatgacatatttttcttcacttttcatgcttatataaagaccttgtaatagataggaagaaacacacaattgaaaaaaataagaatCTCTACTCTTTCTATCgcttagcttgtttttccttgttctatattgttactttgaacTATATTTCATAACAAAAAAAAGGACTTGTTCCTAAAATAGTAGGATTCCATGTTCTATTTCACAAGTAACAATGTCACTACCAAATAtgtataggaaaaagaaaaagttacAACTAAGCTCAGCTGCACCAATTTCAGGAGAAAAGATATAGCAAACATTTTTCTTATTAATCCTCTAATGTTACAGACTTACAGTCAGCACCCTTTTTGGCAAAACTATAGAGCTGCCAAGTGCCACTAACTGATGGAAAATTTTCCATCCAGTCTCAAGTATAAATACAAAGACGAAAAATTTCTGATAGTGCAAAGGGCAAGAAAAAGAGTGCACTCtacttctaaaaataaaatcagtaGAGTAGTTGAATTTGCTCATTTCGAGCCAGCCTAAAATGGCACACAAAAGCTTACAGCCATAGCAACAGCTCAGAGCAAATGACGTATCCCATTGTTTACGAGAAAACAACGCCCATCTTCTTTGCAAAGTCATCTCCATCATCGTCATCTTCATTCAGGTATTCCTCACCAGCGTCAGCATTCTCGCCTTCATCTAAATTGTAGTCTTCACCATCAACCTGCTCATAATCATAATCTATCTGATCATGACCTTCGGGGTCTtgatcatcttcttcttccacaAGCATCCCTTCTTCAGCTTCAAATTCATTTGCACCATGGTGCACAGGAGATTGATGACCAGCTGCTATTGTCTCTTGAAACCCATTTTTCTCACCTGATGCAGGATCAGATTCTTCCTTTTGCCCAAGGTCAGACCCGCTCCTGGAGATAGAGGAAGTTACCAATGAGTGGGCTTTTCTTTCATGTTGATAGTCTTCACTCTTAACAGATTTCATGCCCGtttcacttctttttctcttcaggATCTCTTGAAGAGGCATTGGTCCTTCAAATGATAGATCGCCTCCAGTTTGCTGATAGCCATCACGCTTTTGGAACTTACGCTTCCCTAGGGCCTGTTGCTCGTTGACATTTTGTTCACTGGTCTCAGCAGTTTTACGACCTTTAAGTTCTGCAAGACTTCGTGGACCAGAAAAATCAGAATCATTCTCACTTATATCTCTTCTTAGGCGTGGACCACTGTTATTTCTTCCAGCATTATTGAGATCCTCCTGCACTCTTCCCTTTATTCTATCTCGAAGCCTTCCCTGTTGAGAGAAAAGCTGTGGCCTTTCTAAAGATAACCTGCCACGGTCTCTAGCCCTATCCATATCCCTATCTAACCGCATGCCCGTCCCATTAGTTGGAGAGGATGGTCTACTTGGTagctttattcttcctcgaagaCGACTAGCAACGGAACTATCATGTGACGGTAAATGGTGTCGATCCCTCCTGGAACTCTGGTAGCCTCGATCGTCAGCATGCTTTTCACTTGCATAATCATGACTAATGACCGACCTCAAACCATTAACCCTCTTATGCTTTGATAAACGATGTCTCAAATCTGACTCTCGAACTTCTTCAGGGCTGTACGCTCTACCATGGCGTCTCCTTTCAAGATGAGCTGATTTCCCTTGTATTCTCTCAGAAGAAGCTCTATGCTGCACCCTACCAGAGCGACCCGGAAGCCTGTCGTGAGAGTCACGCCCATACACATCATGGTACGCATCTTGGTCAATATCTGCTACTGAAGTGTAATCGGCAGAGTGGCCAATATCGTATTCATTCCTCCCCTCATTTCTGCCATACTGATCTTCAGCTTGATAGAAAGCATTACCTCTTAGCTCATCATCCACAAGAACATCAAAACCAGGTGAAAGCTCCCTTGAAATCTCATCATCCTTGTTCTGAATGCTGCTGTGATCATCAAACCTGACAGACTGCTGCACTCTGTTGGACCTACCAATAGGATTTCCATTCGTAGGAGGCACACTTTTTGGTTTGTGCCTGTGATGCACAACATCAATGACAGAATTTGGTGGCAGCACATTCTCATTAAAGGCAGCATCATTCTTGGACAAATGAGTTCCCAGCTTCCCAACTGGTTGTGTTTGTACAGGCAATTCCCCAGACTTCCAAGTATTTGCTTGAGAAAATGTCTTTCCTTGCACACACTTTTCAAGCCTACCAAATGCCTTCTTAAAAGGGTTTTTCTCAGTAGATGCAGTAGATACAGGATGTGGTGGGGCTTTGTTAGGTACAGAGATCGGTGCATGGAAGAACGGACACCTATCACCTTTTAAACAGAAGCCTTGCTGGAAGAATATACAGGGCACACCTTGCTTACCAGAACCATATAGAAAATTTGGTGTAGGTGCAACAGATGCCACTGGAGGTACAGAAGATCCTGTAGGAGTTTGAACTTGCGCTCCCAAAAATCCATCAAGCGGCTGTAAGAAGAAGATTGTTAACTTTCATGTCAACAATTAGCTTACACGGAACACTCTTTGTTCACTAATAAAAGTATAAACTGCTAATTTTATATCACGGTACCTATAGCACATAGATGTTGAGATTGCAGAGTATGTTAGAGAAGAAATGACTCACAGGGTGCCGGAAACCGCACTTTGGGTTTAAGCAGCTTCCATTCAACCAGTACCAGCAATCTCGAGGATTAAGCCGAGCTACGTCACTATGGCGGTATTCACAATCGCTTCCCTGTTGACAAAATAATTAAGGCGTCAGTAAAAGTTGATCTAGATCCGTACATAACAAAGACGCAGATTGAATCACCTAGAACATTATTAAATCATGGAGAAGCCAATCACGTCTGTATTCACTCACCCACAAAAATATTGATACCATAAAAGTACGATGCCAACTGCTTTTGTGCAACAATTGTCATTTACCCACTTGTTATAAAAAGATGATTTAAtgagaaaaaagttcagttaCCGCAAGTGTGCATTGATTAACTTTGTTTTAGACAACCCGGCCAAATCAAATGACAGTTCAGATGTTAAACCAACATTCTGTTGTAGATAATAAAGACAAATGTGATTGATAATAATGACATGTTTACTTATTTTTGGCATCCAAGACTCTTAACTTTAAACTTGCTCCGAGATTGACTCTCAGCCCAGTATTTCAAAACCATCATATAGAttaaaaagaaaaccaaaatcTTTGATACGCACTTCTAATTAAGAAAACAAACCAACAAGTAGCTTGAGAATATGTATCAAAACGGCAAATAGCAAAAACCTAACCGTTCCCAAGAGCATCAGTCTTGCCCTAAAATAGATAGTTCCAAATACACAAGGACACCAAAAGACAACAGTGCTTTAAATTAAAGACTTCTAGATATATATGTTAAAACCTTCTGCATAGAGCAATGGATTCTCACTATGGAAAATCTCGAGGACACAACTCATTTAAATTTCTTTAGATTTCCGGGCAAAAGAAAGATAATTTCTTTAATCTGATAGCACAAGCAACAAAAAAGGAACATGAAATTCAAAATCAGGCATTGGTAGTCCCAAGTTCAAACGACAGCTGATATCCAATTACCAACAAAAATATCACAGCTTCTAGAATGCTAGGGTTTACCCAAAGCTAAATACCAGTGACGGATGTAGGCACTCTATATATGCTAGGAAATCCACTAAAAATATGTACAAAACTTAAATTCAGAACCCAATAATGCTAGCGGTTATGGTCATCGTCTTAGAATCCAGaacccataaagttcaaatcctagatccgcctctgctAAAAACAGTAAGCAGCtcaagttcaaaaaaaaaaaaataaagcaatCACCTTGGATAAAAAACACCAAAAAACACAAGTCTTGTCCATCACAACGCAGATCTTCAACTAGTTCAGGTCCATAGAACGATCTAATCAAATCATATCAACAACAACTACTAGGTCTCAATCCCAAACTAATTCGAATCAGCCATATGAATCCTATATATAAATTCCACTGCATATCCCGAAACCTACAAACAGGGGCGGAGGTAGTATATTATGTATGGGTTCGGACGAATTTAGTAGCTTTTGTTTAGATCTTGTATTATGAAAtccattaaatatatatataaatatttttactgCAAGCTCAGTAACTAAACAAGCTATGAGTTATGCGACAAAtcagaacccataaacttcaaatccggACTCCGTCTCTGCCTAAAAATTCTCTAAATCTCACACTTATCCCTACACTAACATACaaatctattttattttattttttaaaaagactCGGACTAACACGGACCTAAAGTAAGCTATATTAATCAAAtttaaaacaaaaggaaaagagatgAACCTTTTTGCATGTAAGAGGAGAAGCGAGGAAGTAGACGCAATCAGTGTTTCGTTTAAGAGCTTCATCTTCAGCTGATAATGTGGCTGGCGCCGCGGCCGTAGAAGGCGTCTGAATTTGTAGCTGCTGCGGCGGTGTAGGACCCACCATGTTTCTAAAACCCTAATAAGAGATCCTACAAGAAGCTTTAGGGGATGGATCTAGGGTTTCCTAAGAAAGGTATATATGTAATTTATGTATGTATATGCATACAATTATGAGCAC
The nucleotide sequence above comes from Nicotiana tabacum cultivar K326 chromosome 12, ASM71507v2, whole genome shotgun sequence. Encoded proteins:
- the LOC107821289 gene encoding zinc finger CCCH domain-containing protein 17, yielding MVGPTPPQQLQIQTPSTAAAPATLSAEDEALKRNTDCVYFLASPLTCKKGSDCEYRHSDVARLNPRDCWYWLNGSCLNPKCGFRHPPLDGFLGAQVQTPTGSSVPPVASVAPTPNFLYGSGKQGVPCIFFQQGFCLKGDRCPFFHAPISVPNKAPPHPVSTASTEKNPFKKAFGRLEKCVQGKTFSQANTWKSGELPVQTQPVGKLGTHLSKNDAAFNENVLPPNSVIDVVHHRHKPKSVPPTNGNPIGRSNRVQQSVRFDDHSSIQNKDDEISRELSPGFDVLVDDELRGNAFYQAEDQYGRNEGRNEYDIGHSADYTSVADIDQDAYHDVYGRDSHDRLPGRSGRVQHRASSERIQGKSAHLERRRHGRAYSPEEVRESDLRHRLSKHKRVNGLRSVISHDYASEKHADDRGYQSSRRDRHHLPSHDSSVASRLRGRIKLPSRPSSPTNGTGMRLDRDMDRARDRGRLSLERPQLFSQQGRLRDRIKGRVQEDLNNAGRNNSGPRLRRDISENDSDFSGPRSLAELKGRKTAETSEQNVNEQQALGKRKFQKRDGYQQTGGDLSFEGPMPLQEILKRKRSETGMKSVKSEDYQHERKAHSLVTSSISRSGSDLGQKEESDPASGEKNGFQETIAAGHQSPVHHGANEFEAEEGMLVEEEDDQDPEGHDQIDYDYEQVDGEDYNLDEGENADAGEEYLNEDDDDGDDFAKKMGVVFS